In Babesia microti strain RI chromosome IV, complete genome, the sequence CAAATTCGTCTCTCCCCTCACTCTCAAAAGCAACCTAATTAGCTTCGAAACTGAGTGGACTAAACTAGTTTTATGCGATGATACTATTAAAACACGTCATAGGGGGGGTACTGATAGTAAGAATATCGGCAATATGAATTCACTTGTCGGATTGGCACTAGTGGAAGTTGCTAGGGTCCACTTTACCTTTGTGGATTCATTTGTGCAAATAAAGCTTTACGAATCATTTACCAACCTGTTAAAGTTAGGGGTTTCTCAAGGCGTTAAGGCGGTTACTGATGTCATAGAATTTGCCAAGATCAAGCTCACTAGTGCTGGGGGAACTGGTAGATTAGGCCCGTTTGCTGCTATTTTCTTTTCCCCTAACAATTTGGAGCTGCTGGTGAATAACATCACGAGCATTCCCATTCATCGTTTTTCAAAGGTCCACTATAAATATCTGAATTCTCTGAGCTCGCTATTGTACCATTGTTTAAACTCTTCACAAACTGCAAGAGTGGTCCAACCGGTAATTCAAAAGTATTTGGAGAATCTGCTAAAAATCGTTATATCAAGCGTCAAAGAATCGCACAGCGTATCGAAACGTGCAATCTTAGACGCGTTTAATTACTTGGCAAAATGCACTGATGCTGAGAACACTTTTACTATGTTATTAGAAAGGATTAAAACTGCTAAAACTAATAACTCCATAACAGTATGTTGCTCTATTTGTATGTTGCACCTAGTGACCATGCTTACTGATAAGGGTTCAACTCTTAGTAGTCTTGGCATGAATTCTCAGCATAAACAAGACTCTTTGCCACAAATATTGGTCCAGGTTGTTAAAGACTTGGAACCATTACTGAACACGTGTACCGTTTCATATGTttacataataaaaattttcaagaatataattaaatcgGATGTTCTAAGTCCATTTAATGTAACTAATATCGTTTTGCCTTCAGTTATGAAACTTCTGAGCAATGAAGAATTGGTCAGTAGGCACAGGGTACATGTAAGGAGATTGCTCGCTAAAATGGCAATGAGGATTGATCAATCCGCTTTATGGAAGGAAATACCCAAATTTGCTGCGGGTTTACTATCATCAGCTATCAAATCTATCTCTAAATCTAATATCATTTCCGCTTCATCTGCAGCTGATAGTAGTGACCAGGAATCTCAATTGGAGAATGATGAGTCAGTATTTACGTTGCATCATTTGGACGTGCTCCTGAATGGTCCAAACTCAATATACAACATTAAGAGTGTCAATTTTGGCGGAAAGGTGCCCAAGGATTTTAAAGATGCCAAACATATGAAATCCAGTAAGATCGCTGTCAAGGGTGTCAAGGTCAGAGTCAAAAAGGCCGAGGAAAGGAAGAAGGGCTTGAAGAAGGTGAAGATCAAAAAACAACTTACCAAGCAACCCTTCAAGTACATTAAGTTGACCCCAAAAATGATTCACGAGAAGAACAAGAACGAGACGCTAAAAAAACTATCGCTAAAAAGGTAATCTCACATTTATAGTTAAACCATACAGAATAGCCAAcctttttaatttttagttagTAGGAGGTGATTCACTTATTAGCTCTACTGTGgaattttaaatacatacTTGCTATATTAACTTGTTAGGTTCTAACTATTCAATATGTTATCCATATATAGTTTTATGTAAAGTGTGTGTATGGTAAAGTcgtatattgatatataatggCGTAATGTAAACTATGTTTATCACCTAGTCCggataataaatatattaagtTATTATAACGGGATAAGACAACAATATGAAAGCAAGTATCAATATTACTCTGTAATAAGGGCAGGATATtgtaatgaaattattatttctaGGGTTATGAGTTTAGGTAAATTAGTAAACAAATTAGTCGTTGTCAaactataattaatatataatggcTTCTAGCATTAGTGATGCTAAACGATAATTAaaagtaaataaatactaatttaggatAAAGATGGGATTTTATGGTAAGGATTTCATTGATTTAggttcaaaatttattgtttgaTGTATAGGATTAATCTTCTTTAGTGCAGTGCCTGTTTTTGCCAAAATATATGccattaattatatatttataatcatCAACAGATCTCTAAGATCATATGCACATGcttatataatatataacattatgcaatattctcatttaaataactaattatagTTCATAGTGTTACATGTTGATGCGCATTactacataataatattacatgAAAAAGGCTAATCTATTATTACACTCACTCTGAGTTATCgtaatacaataattggCAATACATGTCAATACATAGTATTAGACACGCATATgtattacaaaataattatataattctaTGTAATGAATTAATGTCAGAAAAAAACTAcatgtataattttcaaaaattacagtataataattattattgcaAAATGCACTCAAATATCACTAGTATCACTAATTTCAGTTGATCTAGTAGATACCAATTGTAACATGTATTGGTGTAACGACTTTGGTATATATGAAATACTCCGCACAACATCGGCATCGCACTCATCAACTGTCTTAAATATGACCTGGCGTAATTCGTTTGCAAGGAACAGCGAAATATATCGCATACAACACTCCCGTACGGTGTAGGCGCCTGGATGTGTATTGTGGTAAAAAATTCACTCATATAATcttttattaaaatatgatgTCAGTTTCCTACCTAATAAATGAGAGAGTAGTAACACCGCTGCCACATTCCGATCAGTGAGGTGTTTGAACGAGGGgctgaaaattttataagaAAGGGACTGAAAACACCCAGGAACctatgttatttaaaatcaCAATAAAATAGCAAGTCGGTATTAGCTTTATCGAATTTATATTTCCAATATAAgcattttaaatatgataaacaAGCACATACCTTATATTCATTTTGCCGCGACTCATAGGCATTCAGTTTTTCAATAGAGAGTAGTTGCGCAGTTTTTGAGCAGACTTGAGTGAACAGTGCAAAGTTATCAACCTGGCCAACTAATTCCACATTTTTGGTGCAGTATCTTATATAACTATCCAATTGTGCCAACATATCGTGATCAGTGGATACTTCGCCATAATTCTTTATCATAATCCTCAAACAACTTTGAATCCTACTCAAAACGTGCCCAGGGTCTACTTTAGAGCCGTATATTTCTGGTGTCAATAACGccatttgtaaattttgtacaGTGAAGATCCAGGAATCTGTTCTAGTGTTGTTGTTACTGCTAAAATTGTTGCGTACTAAACTGCCTACGTTACTGGTAATTATGTCCAGTAAGACTCTCCAGGCATTGATGTTGAATAGTTCCATCATATTAGCCCGAGATTCCTAAATAAGCAACAGTTTACaatcaataaatcatttgcTATATTATCCGCCAATTTGTTAATGTCCAGCAGCATAGCAGAGCCGCTAGAATTTGCCCAGTAGTACAACCGCTGCACCTCGCGCGACTCGTTAATCAAATGGTCCAGCGTAACGTCAATTACATCGTGTACTTCGcaattgaatgattttcCTGAAAGAATCCTGTTTGCATCGCCCAGTTCAATTAGCTTCAATTGCCACGCACCTCTATCATTCTGTTCCAATAATCCACACAGGGCCATTGACACGCCACACACTTCTTTCACTCACGTCTGTGCGGcaatatgtaatttgtcACTTTCGCACTAATTAGTCGTAGTTTCTACAAtgattatacataaatagtCATAAAAATActgtatacaaaatttcaaaatgtaaaaaagATATTTACATCATATACGCCCAACATCCAACAGAATGTGATTCCAACTTCAAATTTAGCTGGATACATTCAAGTCTAGTTCACCCTTAGAAAACATCAAAAATCAGTCTTAAATAATATTCTCTATCACTCCGATCATATAATCACAGACGTACAAATATCGAGTGAAGTGACAGCTAAAAGTTGTATTAAGTAATGACTTAGCCACAAAAATTGTTGCTTAAGAAAGGCAGAATTTGACACAGATCCAAATTACTAAGTgttttgcgataattaaTGTACAATCATAGATGTCCCTCCTCAGTTTGAGCAATCATGGCTTCAACCCGTTTGGCATCGCCCTTTAGCCCCTCTATTGCCTTGGACTCATCCATCACAAGTCCAGCCAACTCAATCAGTCCGCTATTAGAAAGGATGATCTCCTGTCCAATTGTTGCGCAGCATGTCCTATACAGGGCGACGGCATTGCTCAGGTCCTTGTCCACagtatcaatatcatctaTGTTTTCAACGTCAATGCCTTCATTTTGTAAAGCTAGCATGGCCGCTTTCTGAGCACCCGCTATGCTGGGCATGGATAGTGCCAGTGCAAGAGGTGCTATTTTATCTAGTTTAAGTGCCACATGTGAATGAGCACCCTTTTCACTGTACTCTACAATCACAGAAGATGGATTTACTCCACCTTTAGACACTATTCCCAACATGTATGAACAAGTCTTTGCAGAATATACACTACGTGATTGCCATATctttatacattttatgTAACTATTCATGTGTTCACATCCAATGGCTGCGGCGAATTGTAGCGATGGTAACAGGAATACATCCAAACCAGTACGGACGATTGTACCAGATTCGGTGGGATACTTCCACAGCGAATCAGAATGCATTTGCACTAGGTGattgaataaataaaaCACAGCTAGTCGATTATGCGGTAGTGATGGATCTTTGAATTGGAAAAGCATCATTTTTAGCAGTGGGCTCGGGGGGTAAATGAACTTGCTAACCAAATTGTACATTGTCTCCACGGCAATCTTGCTGGTGTCCATAAGCCGCAGTCGCTGTGCAATTTCCAGCTCCGGGAACTCCCTATTTGACATGTCAAGCAAATTCTGTTGAGTCCAATTTGTCATCTTATCCTTATGTACCTCCAAATATTCCCGTGTTAGAGGCGATAGACATGAACAGTCTAAATTGCTTCCACTAGTGGTAGGGGTTGAGCTCTGGGATTGTTTAGCCGGGTTAGTGAGAGCAGATATTTTGGCCAGTATTCCAGAGTATAGTGACGCCGTGTCTGGTGGCATCTCACTAAACCGTTTGTCCATTGTAGGCAAAGcttacaattaatttgttgaCTATAATATGGCAGTTGTATAGGGTAATTTATTGGCATCAAATGTGATGTTTATTATCTTCAATAAAAACGGTTGAATTCGTTGTGTTTTTACTCATGATTATTAAGTGCCTATGGGACGTATGATCACGTGATGCCatttttattgaaaaaGTGAGGCACTCATGATCAATTAATGAGTTGGTAAGATGAAGGTCgtgtacaatttttttaatatatgtgGAAAATCTATTCTCACAGAGAttaaaatgccaaattgccaaaaataGTGAGTTTGTGTGAGTTGCTGGgtaattgtaataaatgtaGCATGcagaaattttttgttgtcataaaattttaatgatatataatatggtTTATAAACCCTAGAtggaaataaaattatatcagtatataaattttatttattgtagCACAGGATGGGCACTACAGTATGACTGAAGGCCCACACATTTTTTCCGTAAAACAGAATTTATCATGTTAGCGAGATGCTGTCTTCAGGGGAGGGAAAACCTTTCGATATTTTCAGAATATCCATATCCGATCTCTTCCAAACGGTCGAATATCTCCTTACCACTTATACAGACACTTCTAAATATGCCAACCGATTTTACCGCAACGCGCTAGTGGTAATAATCCATTTACTCAGATATCAAACACTGATTTTGATCTCTTAGAAAAGTGGAAATGTAGAGAGGATTCGAAAATTGAAGTAACTACACGTTAACTTAGCCACACAAGGTGGAGTCTTTTTATCGTAATTTGATTCTAATTGTCGAACGCTTTGCCACGGATGGcattgatgatattgaagAAGATGATCCTATAGTTATGATTTTCAAGGGTTTGATATACCTATCCATTCTGTCTAGGTACTATGACTTTGGTATAACCTGCATGAGGGTTATTTCTTATCACTATAAAAGCAGCAATTATAGGCATCGTGaatttgctaaaattgCCATGAGAAACACCTTCCCTTCCATCTTCAAAAGGTTTGTTTTTGTTACCAACCCCCCCAAAATAAATCCTCAATTGCCATCCAAAACACTTAGCATTCAAAGTACAACATCAGACGTTGTGCGcccaaaaaaatcaaatggTATTGGTTGCAGAATTAATAATGCTGAGGTTTTCAACTTTGGAAGGAAGAAATTTGATTCAGttattagattttttgCATGCAAGTCCTCAAAGTCATTGCAATACACCAAAACGCCCCGTCGTGTATCAATCAGGCATCAATTGGTATTGTACTAATCACTTAGGATGTGGAGATAAATGATGCATGTTTAGCATACATAACTTCCTTGGCTACCATAAATTCGGATATTTCGgaatttttgaatgattCCGTAATTGTAACTACAAAAATACTACATCACACTCCTTGGTCATTAGAAGCATTAAAACTCACTAGAATGGCATGCAAATCGGAAGATAACACTATAAAGTGTATATCATATGGGCTTAATGTGGTAATTACTTTATTTACTCAGTTCATGAATACGCTAACATTTAACTATAAGAAGGAGCCCCCGGATAAAGTAATCTCATTCTCTTTCATCTTATCGATTATAAGGTAGACAATTAGTTATATAGCTCATTTTTGGCTGTGAAGCATAGATTGTTGTGTTATGAGAGTGTTCAATTGGACAATATCATATACAATAGTGATTTCTACgtgaaaatattgtttgatGGAATTCGCAGTATTATTGGTTTCCATCATCCCACAACTGAGATACAATGCCATCATGTACGTCTTTCTCATGTTATATGATGTACACTTATATTAACACCagtattatatacatatacgCCATCATTTTGTATGGATATGTACAAAGTGGGATACAAAACAATAAACCAGATCTAAATTATCCCAATTTGTTTTTACTAATTAATCCAGGTATTCCTATGTGTGGAGATGATGAAATgtctatatttaatattcaAAACGAACCATGAAATACTCCTCGAGTGTTGCTACACATTTCACATTGTGGACATTCTTTTAGTGGCGTTAAAGGAAACAGAGGCTCAGCCAGAAATACTCGGTACTTCTGCCGAAGGGATTGCTATTGTTCTGGGTTATGAGGATACCAGGAATGAATTCATTGCATATGTTTCTAAGGAGACTTCATACTTTGTACCATTACTctcatattttaaaatgaaatGGGAACAATACCACAATTCACTCGCAGAAATTGCTAaactttttaatttatttctaaTACTTAGCAATGAAGGGGATCCTATAGCTAAGGATATCAATCATCAATTGGAAATTAATGGACGAGATGAATGCTTGTTATATGGCGTTGAAATAGGTGGTGAAATTGGATTAGAATGCATAAAATGCTTATCCCTGTGTAAAACATACACGATTGACACTATTATTAGTCTCAGAAATGTTATGGGCATGAAAACATTTTTCGATGACGCGTCCCTGGAGATGATAGGGTACATAATTAAGATATTGACAAAAGTTGTATCTGGATGTGATGTTGAGCTACCAGAAGGGGAAATTGCGGAAATTTTGGAGGCAATTCTACTGATCTTGACCACAAGCTTGCTTTTGGAGGAAAAATTATGCGTGTAAGTTCGCATTCACCCAGTAAAAATGCCATGTTTGCCAGAAGTTGTGCTGCCCAATTCATAGTAACTCTTGGGTACACCAAAACTGGAAAAGAGCTACTCCGTGAATCCTGCGCCAAAATATGTCATGTACTGTTTTTAGAACAAGAAAACTGTCCGTTCAACCATATAGATTTGCCTGTGGAACGCATTTGTGATGGGGTTTCAACGCCGTTGATGGTATTGGATATGGTTACTTTTGTTGGTGACACTCCCAGGGAAGTTATCAAACCTAACGTCAAGCAGGCCTTTCGTGTAGTGTCTGCACTGGCTGATTATTGTCAACACTTGTCTGGCAACGGTCCGTCACATGAAAATAAGTTATCAGAGCCAGAATCGCTTaagaatattttaaaaaactGCATTGACTGTGAGCAGGATTTCTTCCAACCCATAAACGAACTAGAACCAATCTACACTGGTTCCTCCAGTGTTAGTGATAAGGATAAAAGGGAAATGCCAACAAGCAACGCCGAAGGCCTAACCTCCAATGCCAGTGAATTCGTAGAGTACGACCTACTTGAAAAGTTGCTAGATTACTTGTCAAAAGGACGAGATCTAAAAAATTACGGTGTAACAGATAAGTCCAGTTCGGAGTACTTTGTTGGATTGTTGAAGGGAGATAAAATAACTTTTGAGAGGGAAGAGAAACCTAAATTGCCACTCCTTGGCGATTGGTTCGTAAAAAATGCCCGTGGCGATATATGCACTGGCAAGGATCTAGACAAGGCTGTTACAGAGAACGATACATCTATGCTAACCTTGTGCAAGATTTCATATGCCTCTGCCTGCGGAATAACATTGGCAAACTATCAGAAAGAGTCGGAACTAACGGAAGATGGTGGCAATAACACgaacaaaatattaccaACAAATCTTGTCTGGTCAAATTGCTACCTTAAAAAGCTGAACCCTTGTTTTATCGCTGCCGCCTATCTACGCTGTTTATACGGACTGCTGCATAGTAACGCTgccaataataaatatgtttgtgacaaatttaaacaacCGGCATTCGTACGCAAgataatcattataataacaaatataccTTTGTTGGAGTGTAATTTGTATTCCAAGTTCTTCGCAGTGACCCAAAAGGCGTTGTCATTTGAACCTTTGCAGCACGTTAGacatacaattatataggTTGAATCGATGGATATGGCTGTTGTGTATGATATAGTCTCGGGTACATGTAATAAGGcaatttcaacaattttaccatATTTATCTGCTGGGCCTAACGTATTGTTCGACCTTAAGATGTCAAATTTGCTTGTGTTTGTAGAACagttgatgaaattattatatttgttggtAACCCAGACTccatatatcaaattttccGACAAATTCACCGTTCAGCAATGGTGCGTTGAAAAGTGTCTGACTAGATTTATCACTACACAAACTCTGGAATTTATTCACTTAATACTTAACCAAATTCTCACATTGGAGACTGGATCTTTCCGCGGTACGTTTGTGGCGCATTATTACGATGCGGTGACTAGTAAGAGCATTGAGGGCTTCTGTTTGAAGATTTTGCAGGGTATTATGTGTACTTGTCCGTCCACAAGGCGTTTTGAGGCTctttatcatatattagAGGTAACAAAAGTACAACATATttcaaaatacatatatgtATAACTTTATATTGTGATTGAATCTAAAAgttgcaataaattttggtCTGATAATCACAATTTATATCGATTTTTATGGGTTGGTAATTTAATTCACCAATTGAATGATCCATTCTGTCGATTTTTATGGAAGTTATGTATGATCCTATCCATTTTATGAggaaattataatatattattcaCACGATTTACATAGGCCAAGGAATCAGGTTCTATAGTGTACCGTCAAACTTTGATCGATGAATTGGTGATCAGCTCATATTATGAAAGATATCGAATTGCATATCAGGGATACATTGCGGAAGTTGAACATGTCCCAGAGGCCGTTACAACCGTTTCCAAAGTCATCTGCAAGATACACTCTGATAAGATCCCTTTTACCGAGCGTCTGCTCCTCCTTTCTACGCACAACATCCACATACTCGAACTTCCCAAGCCACAACATTTCGATGACTTGGACCACGTTAAGTTAGATATCAAACACGCACTAAAGGGGAAATATATActgaaaaaattgtctgaaattatcatatacGAATCTCTAACCGAAAATGTGTCTATCCAAAGTACTCAATCCACTAGCACTTATGACAACGAAAACGATGCTCTAAATTTGACTTGTAAGATAGTTCCCACAAGTCTTTGTTATATGAGACTAAAGGTGGATTGTGATGTGGTTGAGCTAATTTTTACCAAATCGGCAGATTATCACAATCTATTGGCCAAGCTCTCTCATGTCAAACCAACTATAACTAAATTACCAGAGGCACTactaaaatcaattaacaTAACCACTTTACAGTGTGACAAGTTTGATAAAGTGTTGTCGTTGGGTTGGGAGCAATTATCAGTGTACTCGTTTGACTGGCAGAAGGGGGAGGAGTCAGCACCTGAAACACACGAATTTGGCATGTTAGAAAAGGTTACGTTTGGAGAAAATCTCACAGTTTTAGTAAAATTTAAAGATTCCAAAGAAAAATCACTTACTTTTTTGTCTGATTCTTCACTGCAATCGTTCAAACGAGCATTAGCACAGGCACTTTATAATCTCGAAAACTCAGGGCAAGTTCTGCGTGATTTAGGAAATGGAAACGCACTATTGACTTCCACTAGTGACTTTTGTAActtaattgcaaaatttatgCAAAATAAACTGATTTTATCCGATATGCACACACCAAATGTACtttgttatttaattttaactgGGGATCGGTGTTGGCATAGTGTAGTTGATGGTTGCGTTTGTCTAATGTGCAGTATTATGATATATGTTATCCATTTTTCATTTACTCTAACTAAGTActaaatacaatatatattcagTGATTATAGTTGCCCTAATTAACATGATTGTATTTATACGTACAATGttgtttatttaataaGACACGTATACTTACTagtttaaatatgtttggTTTAATCACCATCTCTATCCTTAAGCAAGATTATAGATTGTGAATTTAGATACCGGGGGTTCCcatagataatatttaccagTGTTATATTATGGCCAACAATACAATCTCAGGGTTAATTACTATTTTCATATTGACATATCtagaatatataatggACGTTGTGATTTGTACATGGGATTAGGACTATTAAGGGGgtataatatttcaaaagTTTGTAGAAAACAACCAGTGATACTATAATAGAGATAATTAGTTACACTTGAATGTATACGGTAGCATCGCTCGTAAGTAGTGctacataaaatatatgttatgtaaataattttaatcgTGTTTGCAAAACAGCAAATGTGGTATTTAAGCGTAAACGTTTTATATCATCggatatattatttaatgacAATCAATTGCTTTGGCACTTTATAGTTAAATATGATGATTAGTAATACATAAATACTATCATACAAACAACTGTCATTATATAATAGCATAATTATGTCAAATATCgtgtataattaaaattgtatttttgtttgATGATAACATATGTGTTGTTAGAATTACAAATCGCATAGGCAATTTATAAAACTGTATCgataatatattactaaTCAGCAAATTCAACACGATTATACATGAGcttgtatattttaaattgtatatatgatGTAAATCAAAACACTTAACTACCCAACGTTTTTAGCATTTAAATGGCGTCAATAACACAATTGACACACTTTACTCACATTAATATACTAAACGATTGATTATACCACCTTGCACTGTAATTGTTGCCAgtaaataacaattgcaGTTTTACAGTGAATTGGCACCATCACCTGCcataaatttaacaaattactTATATTAACGGCACTTATGATACCCACTATTAATATTCCTTATACAATAGTGACAtctataattaatttcacTTTGGAAAGTCTAACCCCGCCTATGATTtacataatatactattagCATCTGGGTGTATCAAATACCCTAAATCAACCggtttaaaaaatttcaacacaacattcaatatttatcatatataattttatattcatactTTCTAGACGGTACACACGTATTTctataacatataaaaaCACTAACATTCATTGTCTAATCAACCTATGTACCTATTAGATCGCAGTTTGAACGCTCAAAACATCTTACATGCATGTATTCATTTGTTACAGCATTGCACACAATTAGCATACATTTACTAAGTAACACCGtcctatatataacaatcaAATTTACTTTATTCGCTCTAAATTACAATGCACAAACataaacataaaataaaaattaaacaaattttacgaatattacaaatttattataatggTAGTGTATTTACAGGTAAAATCGAGTAGTCGAAATCCATGATATCACTTATTCACTagattaatttatataaaatgggCGTATGAGTCAGTAACGCATATCGCAGTGACTCGTGTAGTGATCGTGTTCGGGCAACACGGCTATTTCGGATTTTCCGCGGCAATTGATGCCTTTAGGATTATAGTGCACCTCTGAGCCATAATAACTATATGAGTTAGCATAATCTTTATCATGACCTCCATTTCTATTCTTGCTCCGAAGCAGTATCTCATCATCAATGGTACCCTCACCGTCACCTTCCTTGTTTAGGGATTTGTAAAAATCCTTTGAGAGATAAATAAACTTTTTCAGCAAATCATTTAGTAGACCACGTTGCTCGATCTCATCCTTCACAGACTCTGATAGCCCCTGTAAGGATTGTTCAATGCGCTGTTTGATGTAGTTTAGCTTGTAAGGCATGGCCAAACACTCCCTGAGCCTAGTCTCTACTGCTATGGAGCGTATGAAACCCAGAAGTCGCACATCGCACTGCTGGCTACGCAACTTAGCAATTTCCTCTTCCAGTTCCATTTTCCTTTCTGTATATGATGAAGATTTAATCCTCAGCTTTTCTACTTCCTCCTCGCCCTTCATGATTTGATCCTCCAGTGTCTCATCATTTTGCTTCAGCTTATCTCGCTCCTTCTCCAGTTCATCCAGAGCATCCTGGAAAGATGTATTCATTGCGGGTTGGGATGTGGATTTAGGAGCTCTTTCCAAGAAACTTTTAGCATGGCTTATTTGCGTTTTGATTACTTTCAACATATTTCTCACCCTGGCGAGTTCGTTGGTTTTATCAAGCAACGACTTGAGAGTTTTGGTGAGGATGGACTTGTATTCAACTGCCTTGTTCTCAATTTCTTTCTTCTCATGCATGATCTCGAATAACTCGTGTGATGTTATCTGTGGGATTATTTCCGTCAGGGAGTTTAGGAATTTTTTGCAGGTTTCAGAGATTTCTACAAACTTATATAGCATATCCTTGCCCATGCTGTAGACCATTAGCACTTTATCAATGGCAATTTCTATCTGACTGAGTGTCATTTTGTATTCTATCAGACAATTCAACAATGTAGCACATTGTTCAAATAGAGAAGTATTTGTGCCATAGAACCTATTTTCATTGAGGAgtaaatacaatttttctACAAATTGATTTCCTATCCCTATACCACTGAGATACCCAGCCACTGAATCCGTCCCCTTTAAATGATTAGTCAGGCTCAAATCCAGATCTTCAAAGTAATGGAAACATTTGCTTATATAATCCAATATTGATTCATATACAGTACTGTATATACATAACCTTGATTGTAAAACTTGGGCCGTGATATTCAATGATGGAAATGACTTTTTAAAGTCCATCTCCTCCTTGACATCAATTTCTCTGGCTGTGGATACGGAGTACCAACAGTCTGGCATACGATCCACTGGATTAGTGAATGGAGTAATTTTCTCGTCAAAGAAATCCAGCGACTTTATATCATCGGATTTACCGTAACTTGACGAGTGCAATGCAaccaaatttatccaaaaagGGTCGTAATTACACTCCACTTCA encodes:
- a CDS encoding hypothetical protein (overlaps_old_locusTagID:BBM_III05210), yielding MALCGLLEQNDRGAWQLKLIELGDANRILSGKSFNCEVHDVIDVTLDHLINESREVQRLYYWANSSGSAMLLDINKLADNIANDLLIESRANMMELFNINAWRVLLDIITSNVGSLVRNNFSSNNNTRTDSWIFTVQNLQMALLTPEIYGSKVDPGHVLSRIQSCLRIMIKNYGEVSTDHDMLAQLDSYIRYCTKNVELVGQVDNFALFTQVCSKTAQLLSIEKLNAYESRQNEYKVPGCFQSLSYKIFSPSFKHLTDRNVAAVLLLSHLLGAYTVRECCMRYISLFLANELRQVIFKTVDECDADVVRSISYIPKSLHQYMLQLVSTRSTEISDTSDI
- a CDS encoding hypothetical protein (overlaps_old_locusTagID:BBM_III05215), with the translated sequence MDKRFSEMPPDTASLYSGILAKISALTNPAKQSQSSTPTTSGSNLDCSCLSPLTREYLEVHKDKMTNWTQQNLLDMSNREFPELEIAQRLRLMDTSKIAVETMYNLVSKFIYPPSPLLKMMLFQFKDPSLPHNRLAVFYLFNHLVQMHSDSLWKYPTESGTIVRTGLDVFLLPSLQFAAAIGCEHMNSYIKCIKIWQSRSVYSAKTCSYMLGIVSKGGVNPSSVIVEYSEKGAHSHVALKLDKIAPLALALSMPSIAGAQKAAMLALQNEGIDVENIDDIDTVDKDLSNAVALYRTCCATIGQEIILSNSGLIELAGLVMDESKAIEGLKGDAKRVEAMIAQTEEGHL